The sequence GACGATGGACCAGATAACAATCTGAACACTACCTGTATGCACTGATCTAAATCATGCCGAAGCTCAATGTACTTTCATACTTGTTTATAAAGTTGGCTCGACTCATTATTTCGCATACCTATCGAACACCACGTGTAAACGACCAACTGACTTAGGGTGAAACTTTATTTTTTCACGTATTGATACCACGTACAACCTGCTAACTCACGTATGAACCAGTGACAATTGTTCACGATATAAACTTTCATTTAGCTTACCAATCTGGTACTCCTATGTACAGACAGAAAAATTGATCATGTCATAGTGTTCTTGCAAATACCATAACAATACATGCCAATATAATATGTTATTGAAGATCAAAATACCACAACAATACATACATGCCAATATGGGTCAAAAACCAAAGATGTTTCACACACAATAACTCCGTGCTAGTTACTAGTAAAAGGCAAACATGATACAAAAACATGGTGTTGCTATTCGACTCTAATGAGTTCAATCTTGTTCTTCGGCAGGCTCCTTGAAATGCTCAGCAAAAACGCGACCAATAGGGGGGCAGCATCATCATCATGCTGGTATATAATTTCAGTAAGCCTAAGGTTGTCGCACATGAAATCCACCAGGTCGTCATCTCCAAAATACCAGTTCTGTTGACAGCATGGAGGATTAATATTGCAGACTAAATTGAGTTATGGAAAAAAAATAGATGAAAGAAGTAGCGCATGTTTGTCACTCGTTTGGTTTACAGCCACACTGGTAGCAACATTGTTTTCTCACGTGTCATAGGCTTATAAATGTGTGGCAAGATTCTCTCAAATGCGGCCAAGTGTAGAATCTCTTTTGATAGCTTAACCTCTTCTTTTTTTCCGCGGGTTGATAACTTAACCTTTAAACATGTATGCCAAACAAAGTGTGGTAAATAATGACTTTTTTTTGTGTCAAAATATATAATGACCAAGTTTAGTATACCAACCAAAGAGTACCCTGGTTGCACCTTGCTACAGCGCAAAGTGAGCTTCTCCAGGTTAGGTGACTTGTGCAGGTAAGGCTTGAGCCCCACGAAGTCGTCGCCAACAATGTAACACTCGTCCAGGAACAAGGTTCTAAGGTTCTGGAATACAGGAAGCTGAAGTTCCACAGAATCCCCAGGTCGGAACAGCAACTGAAAAACAGACATCCAGTTCCTGGTCGTTAAATAGCTCTAGATAAAGGAGATGCAAACGGAATAAAAAGGATGCCAAGTACGAAGAACATACCCTGAAATGGGACAGGGTCAAAGTTGTCACATTAAGCAGCACGCCAAGAACCGATTGGAGCGCAGTTGCATCGTTTTCTTCAACCTCATTGAGCTCCTCGTCAGTCATCATGGGCAGATAAACCGACGCATCAGCAAGAGAGTCCATGGTATGTGGTTCATTGATATCAACAATGTGATCAAGCTCCCCGGCCAAGCGGACAGAAACAAGAGCAGGAGCCTCTATAATCAACTTGAAAatctcatcctcctcatcatcatcactttCGTCATCTTGCACCATGTATAAACCATCCACAACCAATTTCTTGAGTGAGAAGGAGGTGATCTTATACCGGGTGGTGAAGTAACTGCAGTTTTCCAGTCGCACGTCCTCCAGCGCAGGGCACCTGTCGTCActgatgtttttttttttttttttcgaaaaggaggagaacccccggcctctgcatctggtcgatgcatacggccactttattaattattagcacaaaaccttacaaagtcgtacaacagtaagaccaaagccaccatcttcgcaacctctgtcgctactcctatctaactgatgaaggggcgctgatggtctgggcctaataccaaacagacctcgcagccaaacctaacatctaagacctgaggtcccaacctggacgcctgccgggtatgggcacccaccagtccggcatgCTCCTCAACCCGGCCACCTGCCAggtatgaggccgccacagccacctgccaccaatccatcttcagagctataCTGCTGCATACACCTTGCCCGGTctcgctgccgtcgacgccaccatggcacCAGACAGCTCCACCGCCCTGGGCTCGTCCATCCAGCCGCATCCATGAACGATATGTAGCCGCACCATGCCGCCAAAATCATCGTCATCGACGCGGAAGATACAACGCCGCACCACCAGGCAACCTCTGCCCTGTCGCCACTGCTGGAGGTACTCGGAGCCCACCATCCACATAATCTCTCCCCCGAACAGCTGGtcctcccaagacggcgcctccatggaggatacgacgtgcaggtcgccgccgccgcccaatccagaatgaattttggactttcgtccgggaTATGTTCGGAGGTGGATAGGAGAGACCTCGGCTTCGCCTCCACAGAGGATAGCGGCGTTGAGCGACGTCGCCGATGCCGGGCCGGCCTAgccgaccaaagtttcctccggtccccaTCCTATGCCACCAATCCTCCGCCTGCTCCGGATCCGGCGACAAGCCACGATCCAAAACCTTGCGAAGATGGAAGATCCATGGTGCTCGACCCACCGGAAAGGAGGATCGAGAAGACCCCGTTGTAGATCTCCAGACGCCAAAACCAGCAGTCCGACGTTGCCAGTGGCGACC comes from Triticum aestivum cultivar Chinese Spring chromosome 5B, IWGSC CS RefSeq v2.1, whole genome shotgun sequence and encodes:
- the LOC123117838 gene encoding uncharacterized protein — encoded protein: MVQDDESDDDEEDEIFKLIIEAPALVSVRLAGELDHIVDINEPHTMDSLADASVYLPMMTDEELNEVEENDATALQSVLGVLLNVTTLTLSHFRLLFRPGDSVELQLPVFQNLRTLFLDECYIVGDDFVGLKPYLHKSPNLEKLTLRCSKVQPGYSLNWYFGDDDLVDFMCDNLRLTEIIYQHDDDAAPLLVAFLLSISRSLPKNKIELIRVE